The Caldilineales bacterium genome has a window encoding:
- a CDS encoding sugar phosphate isomerase/epimerase: MKIGALGVIVGDLTDVDYNKIRWAAELGFHGLGAHITVPAESISDRTIANVKTAFADQGMALLQLWPLYPCIISPDEGVRQAGVEQARASVKLASKLGVPASGVRPTSLSPRGDWAPHPDNYKPETEDRFLRSLSDILQTADDYGIDIILEMHQTTLLKDAPTVRRLLDRVASPRLKVNIDPVNFVNSLAVAFDSAPMIHELFDLLGPFADTVHVKDFYLQDHFVLHISETVVGTGMMDIDTVLRRAEQAIPNGYVIVEHLPLALIPLARQNLAGRMKALGISIG; encoded by the coding sequence ATGAAAATAGGCGCATTGGGCGTCATCGTCGGCGATCTGACCGATGTCGATTACAACAAAATCCGCTGGGCGGCTGAGCTGGGCTTTCACGGCCTGGGCGCCCACATCACCGTCCCCGCCGAAAGCATCAGCGACCGCACGATTGCCAACGTCAAGACCGCCTTCGCCGACCAGGGCATGGCCCTCCTCCAGCTTTGGCCGCTGTACCCGTGCATCATCTCGCCGGACGAGGGTGTGCGGCAGGCCGGCGTGGAGCAGGCGCGCGCGAGCGTCAAGCTGGCGTCGAAGCTGGGCGTCCCGGCCTCGGGCGTGCGTCCCACCAGCCTCAGCCCCCGCGGCGATTGGGCGCCCCACCCCGACAACTACAAACCCGAAACCGAAGACCGTTTCCTCCGCAGCCTGAGCGACATCCTGCAGACGGCGGACGATTACGGCATCGACATCATCCTGGAGATGCACCAGACGACGCTTCTAAAGGACGCGCCCACCGTCCGCCGCCTCCTCGACCGCGTCGCCTCGCCCCGGCTGAAGGTCAATATCGACCCGGTCAACTTCGTGAACAGCCTGGCCGTGGCCTTCGACTCGGCGCCGATGATCCACGAGCTGTTCGACCTGCTCGGCCCCTTCGCCGACACCGTGCACGTCAAGGATTTCTACCTGCAAGACCACTTCGTCCTCCACATCTCCGAGACGGTGGTGGGGACAGGGATGATGGATATCGACACCGTGCTGCGCCGGGCCGAGCAGGCCATCCCCAATGGCTATGTCATCGTCGAACACCTGCCGCTCGCCCTCATCCCCCTGGCCAGGCAGAACCTGGCCGGGCGGATGAAGGCGTTGGGCATCAGCATCGGCTGA